A region from the Arachis ipaensis cultivar K30076 chromosome B01, Araip1.1, whole genome shotgun sequence genome encodes:
- the LOC110271153 gene encoding uncharacterized protein LOC110271153, producing MELGAAAELLSQRRKGEANVTHGGEEGAAVEPRPVAIVRVSPLPFAEGETRREDADLHHRASLSSSSLHHCCSLFRLPSGFAAAAIESDAAEEKSFLFRRRRRRPWLLLFIWRQV from the coding sequence ATGGAGCTTGGTGCCGCTGCCGAGCTGCTGTCGCAGAGAAGAAAGGGAGAGGCGAACGTGACCCACGGAGGAGAGGAAGGAGCTGCCGTCGAGCCACGCCCCGTTGCCATTGTTCGTGTATCGCCGTTGCCGTTCGCTGAGGGTGAGACGCGAAGAGAAGATGCTGACCTGCACCATCGTGCCTCGCTATCTTCGTCGAGCCTTCATCATTGTTGCTCCCTATTCCGGTTGCCATCAGGGTTTGCTGCCGCTGCCATTGAGAGTGACGCAGCAGAGGAAAAGTCGTTCCTCTTCCGCCGCCGTCGCCGGAGACCTTGGTTGCTGCTGTTCATATGG